The Dioscorea cayenensis subsp. rotundata cultivar TDr96_F1 chromosome 19, TDr96_F1_v2_PseudoChromosome.rev07_lg8_w22 25.fasta, whole genome shotgun sequence genome includes a window with the following:
- the LOC120249736 gene encoding LOW QUALITY PROTEIN: protein LEO1 homolog (The sequence of the model RefSeq protein was modified relative to this genomic sequence to represent the inferred CDS: deleted 1 base in 1 codon), with amino-acid sequence MAGGREIEDETRNQMMQNLFGDQSEEEEEDEEEEEVDSEHDAAVQQPAFHSDEGEGEAEFEGDGETEGQGEIEVESEPEVHDVDPEQADSEGERAQSSPERGISEQKVESGEKDAESEEEGYGQRVVTSRRREVIASESEGSDENQYADNDHEDEEVDQTRTQSRSPMEQDDNEVVRDVFGDSDEEEPDEYPTHNELEQDSHRSPMEEEGGYEKVMRPEDVVPDEDAPYESEEEENLEQKPKEKPVGPPLEIEVPLCRPPGPPDRMNMIKVSNIMGIEPKPFDPKTYVEEDVFVTDESGTKKRIRLEDNIVRWRRTRNSDGTTAYESNARFVEWEDGSLQLLIGNEVLNISVHEAHHDHTHLFLRHGKGILQSQGRLLRKMRFMPSSLSSKSHRLLTALVDSRHKKVYKVKNCITDIDPEKEKEEKEKAEGQTIRANELLHRKREKVNRKYVPPNDKGRQLSPGLLEEASEEDDEHEDYYSSRRSAARNRFEEDMEVEAQAEKRIINAKKAYKNIHRKPSMPAARPSRRPVEEYSESEREESEYESEGEDIEHSPSRRRGEPDLEDEYDEDQEAEDDAGDGNTGSEEEDEGPKHKAKDTGRSSLKRKEIDSDGDSPDRRPPAHRRKAMVYDTDED; translated from the exons ATGGCGGGGGGACGAGAGATCGAGGATGAGACGAGGAACCAGATGATGCAGAACCTCTTCGGGGACCAgtcggaggaggaggaggaagatgaggaggaggaggaggttgaTTCCGAGCATGATGCTGCTGTACAGCAACCTGCCTTTCATTCG GATGAAGGGGAGGGGGAGGCTGAGTTTGAGGGCGACGGTGAAACTGAGGGGCAAGGAGAAATTGAAGTGGAAAGTGAGCCTGAAGTTCATGATGTAGATCCTGAACAAGCAGACAGTGAGGGGGAAAGAGCTCAGAGTTCTCCAGAGAGAGGAATCAGTGAGCAAAAGGTTGAGAGTGGAGAAAAAGATGCTGAAAGTGAAGAGGAAGGTTATGGGCAAAGGGTGGTGACAAGTAGGAGAAGGGAAGTAATTGCTAGTGAAAGTGAGGGATCTGATGAAAACCAATATGCTGATAACGACCATGAAGATGAGGAGGTTGATCAAACAAGAACACAAAG CAGATCACCAATGGAGCAAGATGATAATGAAGTTGTCCGTGATGTCTTTGGAGATTCTGATGAGGAGGAACCTGATGAGTATCCTACTCACAATGAATTGGAACAAGATTCTCAT AGATCCCCTATGGAGGAGGAAGGTGGTTATGAGAAGGTGATGAGACCCGAAGATGTTGTGCCTGATGAAGATGCCCCATACGAATCTGAGGAAGAAGAGAACCTTGAAcagaaaccaaaagaaaagcCAGTTGGCCCACCTCTTGAAATAGAGGTCCCACTATGTCGACCTCCTGGTCCACCTGACAGG ATGAACATGATCAAAGTGTCTAACATCATGGGCATAGAGCCAAAGCCATTTGATCCAAAGACATATGTGGAAGAGGATGTATTTGTCACAGATGAATCCGGAACAAAGAAACGTATACGTCTAGAGGACAATATTGTACGCTGGAGACGTACTAGGAACTCTGATGGCACAACTGCT tATGAAAGCAATGCTCGTTTTGTGGAGTGGGAAGATGGAAGTTTACAGTTGCTAATTGGGAATGAAGTTCTCAACATATCTGTCCATGAAGCACATCATGATCATACCCATCTTTTTCTTAGACATGGAAAG GGCATTTTGCAATCACAAGGGAGGCTTTTAAGGAAGATGAGGTTTATGCCATCTTCCTTATCATCAAAGTCTCATCGCCTATTAACTGCACTTGTTGATTCAAGGCATAAAAAGGTTTACAAGGTGAAAAATTGTATAACAGATATTGATccagagaaggagaaggaagaaaaggagaag GCTGAAGGCCAAACTATTAGGGCCAATGAGCTTCTTCATCGGAAACGAGAAAAAGTAAACCGCAAGTATGTACCACCTAATGATAAGGGACGGCAACTTTCTCCAGGGCTTTTGGAGGAAGCATCAGAAGAG GATGATGAACATGAGGACTACTATAGTTCTCGAAGAAGTGCAGCTCGAAATCGCTTTGAAGAAGATATGGAAGTAGAGGCTCAGGCTGAAAAACGcataatcaatgcaaagaaG GCATACAAGAACATTCACCGGAAGCCATCCATGCCTGCAGCTCGTCCATCTAGACGCCCAGTGGAAGAATACTCTGAAAGTGAGCGAGAGGAATCGGAGTATGAAAGTGAAGGTGAGGACATCGAGCATTCACCTTCTCGTAGACGCGGGGAGCCAGATCTGGAGGATGAGTATGATGAGGACCAAGAGGCAGAAGATGATGCTGGG GATGGTAATACAGGATCTGAAGAAGAGGATGAG GGACCAAAGCACAAGGCTAAGGATACAGGACGAAGCAGCCTTAAGCGCAAAGAGATCGATTCGGATGGGGACTCTCCTGATAGGAGGCCTCCTGCTCATCGCAGAAAGGCCATGGTCTATGACACTGATGAGGATTGA
- the LOC120250047 gene encoding uncharacterized protein LOC120250047: MQAMKGVDSDLDKRFGKRINGADMGSAQLDGKASHMFTFGQNEVSRASTDKELGMHAHSPLQTDVKMLHLPSKDDRIPSASSHAFGREASQETHSSGRHDLYNYSSNLSSKPALMGGSEHPYISPQMAPSWFDQYGKTAETANQQHFFSKVSEGMEKNMLNLRSDISHLTNLGGSAPIADDNETVPCYPDQSIVLRQKKRKCLMKPLPWHKEVSQGAQRRQDISVAELDWSQASNRLIEKAEDEAEMMEDGPSIPRPRKRLILTTQLMQLLLPPAPAVVLAGKANSSYESVTYFVARSALGDSCSAISCSDICSSTCVHRRNRWHGKSKTSEKGGEDILSDTVGGFVERSSKLENAFSRLEKRSSILDLRVECQDLERFAIINRLGKFHGRGQSDGVESSSGFDSNPRRLFPERYVTALPMTGDHPEGVLCLSL; encoded by the exons ATGCAAGCCATGAAGGGTGTGGATTCTGATTTAGATAAAAGGTTTGGCAAGAGGATCAATGGAGCTGATATGGGTTCTGCACAGTTAGATGGAAAGGCATCTCACATGTTTACTTTTGGGCAGAATGAAGTTTCCAGGGCTTCCACAGATAAGGAACTAGGAATGCATGCACACAGTCCATTGCAAACCGATGTGAAAATGCTGCACTTGCCTTCAAAAGATGATAGAATCCCTAGCGCTTCTTCCCATGCTTTTGGCAGAGAGGCATCCCAAGAAACACATTCTTCTGGAAGGCATGATCTTTATAATTATTCTTCTAATCTGAGCTCCAAACCGGCTTTAATGGGAGGAAGTGAGCACCCCTACATTAGTCCCCAAATGGCTCCTTCGTGGTTTGACCAATATGGGAAGACTGCAGAAACTGCCAATCAACAACATTTCTTTTCTAAAGTTTCGGAAGGCATGGAAAAGAACATGTTGAATCTAAGAAGTGATATAAGTCATTTGACTAATCTTGGGGGAAGCGCACCAATAGCAGATGATAATGAAACAGTACCATGTTATCCAGATCAAAGTATTGTTCTGAGGCAAAAAAAACGCAAATGTCTGATGAAGCCTCTACCTTGGCACAAGGAGGTGAGTCAAGGAGCTCAAAGGAGACAGGATATCAG TGTGGCAGAGCTGGATTGGTCACAGGCTTCCAATAGACTGATCGAGAAG GCTGAAGATGAGGCAGAAATGATGGAAGATGGTCCATCAATACCTCGACCTCGAAAAAGACTTATCTTGACCACTCAGCTAATGCAGTTGCTCCTTCCTCCTGCTCCAGCTGTTGTTCTTGCAGGAAAAGCAAATTCATCTTATGAAAGTGTGACGTACTTTGTTGCAAGATCAGCACTGGGGGATTCATGTAGTGCAATCTCCTGTTCAGACATCTGTTCCAGTACATGTGTACACAGGAGAAACAG GTGGCATGGAAAGTCCAAGACATCTGAGAAAGGTGGTGAGGATATTTTGTCAGACACTGTGGGAGGTTTTGTTGAAAGATCTAGCAAGCTTGAAAATGCTTTCTCAAG ATTGGAGAAGAGGAGTTCAATTTTGGATTTGAGAGTTGAGTGCCAGGACTTGGAGAGGTTCGCGATTATCAACCGGTTAGGCAAGTTCCATGGTCGGGGACAATCAGATGGGGTCGAGAGCTCATCAGGCTTTGACTCCAACCCTCGCAGGTTATTTCCTGAAAGATACGTCACTGCGCTGCCCATGACAGGAGATCATCCCGAGGGTGTGTTGTGTCTTTCACTCTAG